From Debaryomyces hansenii CBS767 chromosome C complete sequence, a single genomic window includes:
- a CDS encoding DEHA2C02706p (similar to CA5470|IPF300 Candida albicans IPF300) has protein sequence MITMITDHVNFGYARDPFVYGSLTLALGFGTVYYFKRFSIWKTIKTSGIKCILSRNKLFHTVFGVFLIFLNIYVWVYLSSKFFTTSTYLGSDLHQSPLTSAILDLKYSKFNVPGYSFIEEKVQFESTEDFECDVVQFSDKMSSSPAVAVDGDLRRVRNQAFELAKSDYPIAKNCFLDKDDESEEDILRKKWARFCGSSVWLSKYEVHFFVNRIVYAHENARSRPTISLIDVQIFDRDWNELTDFKIPLADGTELNFPGLVKIDIDQNPKHKLSVMGPEDPRVVLRKYINDNGELEEEPVIVFNMRRTEINWNRAMHFYRPFNGNDTIRLTLRDLKPRFREKNWAPFFDDNDPDNIYFIYNFNPLRVIKCGLSDGVCDKVTGPSFIDSKADESKHVGALRGGTNLVPIPSDLLPNHLFFRKYWFGIARSHNSDCGCLKEIYRPHAFIISQNLETGEFTLDYVSSLMDFNVIAEPWSKRQGICKDGKNVLIPNSIAYWDHVLKSDSTVKQDYMGITFSEADRTNKIVHVKGFWSHILKALNSKEIRPGSQSIARIKEYYAGNNTELENELLGRCATSLAEQYCENTAINQKWID, from the coding sequence ATGATCACAATGATCACTGATCATGTAAATTTTGGGTATGCAAGAGACCCATTTGTCTATGGATCATTGACGTTAGCCCTAGGTTTCGGAACtgtatattatttcaaaaggTTTAGCATATGGAAGACTATCAAGACCCTGGGAATAAAATGCATACTCTCAAGGAATAAGTTATTCCATACTGTTTTCGGAGTATTCTTGATATTCCTTAATATATATGTGTGGGTTTACTTATCCTCTAAGTTTTTTACTACTCTGACATATTTAGGGTCGGACTTACATCAGTCACCTTTAACGCTGGCCATCCTAGATTTAAAGTATTCTAAGTTTAATGTACCAGGATATTCATTCATAGAAGAGAAAGTACAATTTGAATCAAcagaagattttgaatgtGATGTTGTGCAATTCAGTGATAAAATGTCGTCAAGCCCAGCAGTTGCTGTTGACGGTGATTTAAGAAGAGTGAGGAATCAGGCTTTTGAATTAGCGAAATCCGACTATCCAATAGCAAAGAACTGTTTTTTGGACAAAGACGATGAATCCGAGGAAGATATACTACGCAAAAAATGGGCAAGATTCTGTGGGAGTAGTGTTTGGTTATCCAAATATGAAGTTCATTTCTTTGTCAATAGAATAGTATATGCGCATGAAAACGCAAGAAGCAGACCTACCATCAGTCTCATCGATGTCCAGATTTTCGATCGCGACTGGAATGAACTTACTGACTTCAAGATCCCACTAGCTGACGGGACAGAGCTTAATTTCCCGGGACTCGTTAAGATTGATATAGATCAAAATCCTAAACACAAACTTTCAGTTATGGGTCCTGAAGACCCACGTGTTGTATTAAGGAAGTACATTAACGATAATGGCgaattggaagaagaacCAGTGATTGTTTTTAATATGCGTCGTACCGAGATTAACTGGAACAGAGCCATGCATTTTTATAGACCCTTTAATGGTAATGACACTATCAGATTGACATTGAGAGATTTAAAGCCAAGATTTCGTGAGAAGAATTGGGCTCCAttttttgatgataatgatcctgacaatatttatttcatataCAATTTTAATCCCCTTCGTGTCATCAAATGTGGTCTTTCTGACGGTGTGTGTGATAAGGTTACTGGTCCCAGTTTCATAGATTCTAAAGCCGACGAATCAAAGCATGTCGGTGCATTAAGAGGGGGAACCAATCTCGTTCCAATACCGTCCGATCTTTTACCGAATCATCTTTTttttagaaaatattggtTCGGTATTGCCAGATCTCATAATAGTGATTGTGGATGTTTGAAGGAAATTTATAGACCACACGCATTTATAATATCTCAAAATTTGGAGACAGGTGAGTTTACATTGGATTACGTAAGCTCTTTGATGGACTTCAATGTTATTGCAGAACCATGGTCCAAGAGACAAGGTATATGTAAAGATGGGAAGAATGTATTGATCCCGAACAGTATTGCCTATTGGGATCATGTTTTAAAATCGGATTCCACAGTTAAACAAGATTATATGGGCATCACTTTTTCGGAAGCGGATagaacaaataaaatagTCCATGTAAAAGGATTTTGGAGCCATATATTGAAAGCTTTGAACAGTAAGGAAATTCGTCCGGGATCTCAGTCGATAGCCAGAATAAAGGAATATTATGCTGGGAATAATACTGAGCTCGAGAATGAATTGTTAGGAAGATGCGCTACATCTTTGGCTGAACAATATTGTGAAAACACGGCAATTAATCAGAAGTGGATTGATTAG
- a CDS encoding DEHA2C02640p (weakly similar to uniprot|P40094 Saccharomyces cerevisiae YER157W COG3 (Sec34p) Essential component of the conserved oligomeric Golgi complex), whose product MTRDRSKSIVKRIASDVPSYNDDKLNLGETSGNQSSAEVIKADKPKRYRSKSFSLDKANRDIVEDDFHLFPFSKREHEYLWSKYINTYNYNSILNPDEIMKVNNISNDFILNFQSNCQLNIENINDLMDETETILKSLNLLALQYDKVSSETSEFADQSTKLLNTQLKYERASEEISESLEIFESLERITKALTSPGNNLIKRKSFQDILNKLDKSIEFIDKHPQFKDIELYKVRFRQCMTRSLTLIRNYLINELKTLHDGIYSKLNRSNSEEAARNVTIDILLYNEFNNYITENEGQFYNFPNLVNEITKRIEYHDEYKGLLHDVLQQYFKTRSKLLEKSIWDHINTSAKNSTKDLVQFSQDNISFFKKIIDREFLTFTKYFHNSESLSMPSFMNSELYNWFMDIIDPLYDTLRNRIIRETNITTLCQLTTLLQKYYEFEDDESVAVLQENQINYGSLFETILQDVQSRLIFRIQIYIDEKLIKYKPKPEDLKIGNRKRSSTINNESVVEENPLDIDYNENLFKDLYLPLGKALTILSNIYELINSVVFDDLAHYIVHSCIYILKNGAYKISLTHLGKLDSKLYYLKNLIILQNQLNNFDIQYVRTETTLDFTSGINEIFQTFRNGEFIYNYNQNGGFIELVKKSAPKVINNMIDAKYEIELELNNAVHEFITECANIISEPILSKTSKEEPLQKSLSFRDNLMTDLPKFHKEVKFFINEVNIIKYLIDNLCNLVITTYENFYHLLEEEVQHNEKLKHYMQEIMEVDTLIGFITDIVSGLYESDEISPPRIEFNEDILNDTEMNVSE is encoded by the coding sequence ATGACCAGAGATAGAAGCAAGTCTATAGTGAAAAGAATTGCTCTGGATGTTCCCTCttataatgatgataaattgaatttaggGGAAACATCTGGGAATCAGTCTTCAGCAGAAGTGATTAAGGCTGATAAACCCAAGAGATATCGATCTAAATCCTTTAGTTTGGATAAGGCAAATAGAGATATAGTAGAAGATGATTTTCATCTTTTCCCTTTCAGTAAGAGAGAACACGAGTATCTCTGGCTGAAATACATTAACAcatataattataattcaattcttaaCCCAGACGAAATTATGAAAGTTAATAATATCTCCAATGATTTTAttcttaattttcaaagtaATTGCCAATTAAATATcgaaaatattaatgatttaatgGATGAAACTGAAACTATATTAAAgtctttgaatttattagcATTGCAATATGATAAGGTATCGAGTGAAACAAGCGAGTTTGCGGATCAATCAACTaagttattgaatacaCAGTTGAAGTATGAAAGGGCTTCCGAAGAGATAAGTGAAtctttagaaatatttgagTCATTAGAAAGGATTACCAAGGCACTCACCAGTCCAggtaataatttaataaagagAAAGTCctttcaagatattttgaataaattggaTAAATCTATAGAATTTATTGACAAGCATCCGCAATTCAAAGATATTGAACTATACAAAGTGAGGTTTAGACAGTGTATGACTAGGTCATTAACCTTAATTCGTAACtatttgattaatgaattgaagaCATTACATGATGGCATATATTCTAAATTAAACAGATCGAATTCTGAAGAGGCAGCTAGAAATGTGACTATCGATATTTTGttatataatgaatttaacaATTACATAACTGAAAATGAAGGTCAATTCTACAACTTTCCTAATTTGGTAAATGAAATAACCAAACGGATAGAATATCACGATGAATATAAGGGTTTATTACATGATGTTTTGCAACAGTATTTCAAAACAAGATCCAAGTTACTTGAGAAGTCTATATGGGATCATATAAATACGTCCGCAAAGAATAGTACTAAGGACCTAGTTCAATTTAGTCAggataatatttcatttttcaagaagattATTGACCGTGAGTTTTTAACCTTcacaaaatattttcataattCAGAATCTCTATCAATGCCTTCATTTATGAACTCTGAGTTATATAATTGGTTTATGGATATTATCGATCCTCTTTATGATACTTTGAGAAACAGGATTATTAGAGAAACTAATATAACTACTTTATGTCAACTAACTACCTTACTCCAAAAGTATTATGAgtttgaagatgatgaatcGGTAGCTGTTCTACAAGAaaaccaaataaattaCGGCTCATTGtttgaaacaattttgCAGGACGTACAATCTAGATTGATATTtcgaattcaaatatatatcgATGAGAAGCTTATTAAATACAAGCCTAAGCCGGaagatttaaaaattggaaatagAAAGAGAAGCTCCACCATAAACAATGAATCTGTTGTCGAGGAGAATCCTTTAGATATTGATTACAATGAGAATTTATTTAAGGATTTATATTTACCACTAGGTAAAGCATTAACAATATTGTCAAATATCTAtgaattaatcaattcagTAGTGTTTGATGATCTAGCCCACTATATTGTTCACAGTTGTATTTACATATTAAAAAATGGTGCTTATAAAATTTCCTTGACACATTTGGGAAAATTAGACTCTAAACTATattacttgaaaaatttaatcaTCTTGCAAAACCagttaaataattttgacaTTCAATATGTTAGGACGGAAACTACCTTGGACTTCACAAGTGgcattaatgaaatatttcaaacgTTTAGAAACGGTGAGTTTATCTATAATTATAACCAAAATGGTggttttattgaattagtTAAAAAGTCCGCACCTAAAGTGATCAATAATATGATAGATGCCAAATATGAAAtagaattggaattgaatAACGCAGTCCATGAATTCATTACTGAATGCGCAAATATTATCAGTGAACCCATCTTGTCTAAAACTTCAAAGGAGGAACCGTTACAAAAATCTCTTTCGTTTAGAGACAACTTGATGACAgatttaccaaaattcCACAAAGAagtcaaatttttcattaatgaagTCAACATCATAAAATACCTAATAGACAACCTTTGTAACTTAGTCATAACAACATACGAAAATTTCTATCAtttattggaagaagagGTTCAACACAATGAGAAGCTAAAACACTACATGCAAGAAATTATGGAAGTTGATACTTTAATAGGTTTTATTACTGATATAGTTTCAGGACTATATGAAAGTGATGAAATTTCTCCACCACgtattgaatttaatgaagatatattaaatgataCCGAGATGAATGTTTCTGAATAG
- a CDS encoding DEHA2C02662p (highly similar to gi|13129164|sgd|S0007603 uniprot|Q3E7C1 Saccharomyces cerevisiae YDR079C-A TFB5 Component of the RNA polymerase II general transcription and DNA repair factor TFIIH): protein MPSAIKGVMVQCDPSIKALILKIDSERHDIVIEELDETHLVIDSNKVQAVKNELNRLLSKNIYNPFDEQ from the coding sequence ATGCCGTCAGCTATTAAAGGCGTAATGGTTCAGTGTGACCCTTCTATTAAAGCATTGATCCTTAAAATAGATTCAGAAAGACATGATATTGTTATAGAGGAACTTGATGAAACACACCTAGTTATAGACCTGAACAAAGTTCAAGCAgtgaaaaatgaattaaacaGATTATTATCGAAAAATATCTACAATCCATTCGATGAACAATAA
- a CDS encoding DEHA2C02750p (highly similar to uniprot|P38958 Saccharomyces cerevisiae YDR079W PET100 Chaperone that specifically facilitates the assembly of cytochrome c oxidase) — MYYVGLDSDTKFNLPGFWPDPATLNQIPKEPHEIQAEIARIRRARAEKRKRLEAKARELGIDEEVN; from the coding sequence ATGTACTACGTTGGGTTAGATTCTGatacaaaatttaatttaccAGGGTTCTGGCCAGATCCAGCTACTTTAAACCAAATCCCTAAGGAGCCACATGAAATTCAAGCGGAGATCGCAAGAATTAGACGAGCAAGAGCagaaaagagaaagagaTTGGAAGCCAAGGCAAGGGAGTTAGGTATCGACGAAGAAGTTAATTAG
- a CDS encoding DEHA2C02728p (highly similar to CA4726|IPF12255 Candida albicans IPF12255), with product MNSAYTAIESDVPEQAQQPSAQSNATSAGANVSPSEWTWSQKLKESSHPIALLFYIFFRVSPLFIYLFGTLLIGIITKKNKFILHFIIIVLLVSGDFWNLKNIAGRLLVGLRWWNEVSVIKSTNGEFENVWVFETVDPNRYINPIDSKVFWTLLYVQPAAWVVLGFLALLKFEFLYLLLIIISISLSLTNAMAFTKCDKFGKANHLATDIFSRATGNLFSRLNPFST from the coding sequence ATGAATTCAGCATATACGGCCATTGAGTCAGATGTGCCGGAACAAGCGCAACAACCTTCAGCACAATCCAATGCAACATCTGCTGGAGCCAATGTATCTCCCAGTGAATGGACATGGTCTCAAAAGTTAAAAGAATCGTCACATCCAATTGCTCTTTTATTCTACATTTTCTTCAGGGTGTCACCTctattcatatatttatttgggACCTTGTTGATTGGGATTATaaccaagaagaataaatttattttacatttcataataatagtGCTTTTAGTTTCCGGTGACTTTtggaatttgaaaaacatAGCCGGTAGGTTATTGGTAGGATTGAGATGGTGGAATGAGGTTAGTGTTATTAAATCGACCAATggagaatttgaaaatgtatGGGTATTTGAAACAGTGGATCCAAACCGTTACATCAATCCAATTGACTCTAAAGTGTTCTGGACGTTATTATATGTACAGCCTGCAGCATGGGTTGTATTGGGATTCTTAGCACTTTTGAAATTCgaatttttgtatttattgctaatcattatttcaatttctttgtcCTTGACGAACGCCATGGCATTCACTAAATGTGATAAATTCGGTAAAGCAAACCATTTGGCTACTGATATATTTTCTAGAGCAACAGGTAATCTTTTTTCTAGATTAAATCCATTTTCCACTTAA
- a CDS encoding DEHA2C02684p (similar to uniprot|P38959 Saccharomyces cerevisiae YDR080W VPS41 vacuolar protein sorting), producing the protein MSEEETVHSDDPIEKDCFEKENINGKKDDVSKDNKETVVKDKQDISTNDTTEISQNDKDGTQGNGESQHGTNKDEIMEENRVHGDKGEEEEQETDGEETDGEETDGDEEEEEPPKLIYQRLNGLPQNFFNRDPISACNFYETVFIFATHSGIIHITKPDFTTIRTFKAHRASILSIYTDGHYFATGSMDGTVVIGSVSDEKDIIAYDFKRPIHAVVLDANYAKSRSFVSGGMSGKVLFSSKNWLGQRTDLVLDENNGPIVCIQQMDDLLLWMNDIGIVIYQISRKQKILTIDKSKDSPRSDIYWPRVHFPETDRILIAWANRIWSLRVSIGKSNDVSEPSSSSKSRILPSTASISFRTIQEKKVEIEHIFKVDDFVSGIASFKDDLIMILTYVPPERDEITKHLIFNNPDLKLINSTTGQVEFEEEIGLKNIENLGLNDFSLGSHIDSNRTRYFIMSAKDGVIAQELQLHDRLDWFLEKEKYLEAWEISKHLSLSHTKKLNLGILHVDNLIKLGEWKDAANFLSSLLYLDVNEMPDGDTKSTIYTSLSQNSNNEDHDSLVREIITQWQSWANIFIKSNHIDLLTDVIPKSPKLNIKATIYNQILQYWIHHIDSDNTFFRLIDKWPIDLYDAKNIESFIEEILEKDSSPKLRKCLANLYVKSFDFKKAVPHLVSLKDPNIIQFLSSNHLLDTFSDDIPKYISLRFEGKELETLPIDKLENRLDDIINILVENRHEVPSEQIMIMMSKNHLDFINYFYLERLTAIDPFLTKQFSNEQVELYSRYDSGKLLPFLSKSSTYDIDRAIRLCESNDFTEELVYLLGKIGENKRALTLIMNKLDDPEKAIKFAKHQNDKEVWHMLLNYSMKKPAFIKTLIECADDQSNSFYDPVSIIRGMPDDVEIEGLKNSVAKISNNNDLNLLLNQLILGILYNQSEDVSNYFRSDKLRGLEIDVSSKSVMQLISRFETILVMSMGETKHIDLVSEADFFKDNNRKVSNIKSYTDLDEKLKHIAYFKRYLSQHD; encoded by the coding sequence ATGTCAGAAGAAGAGACAGTTCATAGTGATGATCCTATAGAAAAGGATtgttttgaaaaagaaaatataaatggTAAGAAGGATGATGTTAGTAAAGATAATAAGGAAACCGTAGTGAAGGATAAGCAGGACATAAGTACAAATGACACGACAGAAATATCCCAAAATGACAAAGATGGGACTCAAGGTAATGGAGAATCACAGCATGGGacaaataaagatgaaataATGGAGGAAAATAGAGTACATGGAGACAAGggtgaagaagaggaaCAAGAGACAGATGGAGAAGAAACAGATGGAGAAGAGACAGACGGAgacgaagaagaggaagagCCCCCCAAACTCATATACCAGAGATTGAATGGATTGCCACagaatttcttcaatagaGATCCAATATCAGCATGTAATTTTTATGAAACGGTTTTCATTTTCGCTACTCACTCAGGAATAATCCATATAACGAAGCCAGACTTTACGACAATCAGAACATTCAAGGCACATAGAGCTTCAATTTTGTCAATATACACTGATGGTCATTATTTTGCGACTGGATCGATGGATGGCACGGTAGTTATAGGCTCAGTCTCGGACGAGAAAGATATAATAGCATATGATTTTAAAAGGCCGATACACGCGGTTGTATTGGACGCCAATTATGCTAAGTCAAGAAGCTTTGTAAGCGGTGGCATGAGTGGAAaagttttattttcttcgaaAAACTGGCTAGGACAGAGAACTGATCTTGTTttagatgaaaataatggtCCTATCGTCTGTATCCAGCAGATGGACGATTTATTGTTGTGGATGAACGACATAGGTATCGTGATATACCAAATATCTAGGAAACAGAAAATATTGACTATAGATAAATCTAAAGATTCGCCGAGAAGCGATATATATTGGCCAAGAGTTCATTTTCCGGAGACAGATAGAATTTTAATTGCATGGGCGAATCGCATATGGTCTCTAAGAGTATCGATAGGGAAATCAAATGATGTCAGTGAAccatcctcatcatcaaagAGTAGGATATTACCTTCCACAGCTAGCATATCTTTTCGAActattcaagaaaaaaaagttgaaattgagCACATTTTTAAAGTAGACGATTTTGTATCGGGAATTGCTAGTTTCAAAGATGACTTAATTATGATCTTGACTTATGTTCCTCCCGAAAGGGATGAAATTACCAAACAtcttatatttaataatccggatttaaaattaatcaattcaacTACCGGTCAAGTTGAATTTGAGGAGGAAATTGGGCttaagaatattgaaaatctaggattaaatgatttttcattagGCTCTCACATCGACCTGAATAGAAcaagatattttattatgaGTGCTAAAGATGGCGTAATAGCTCAAGAACTTCAGCTTCATGACAGATTAGATTGgtttcttgaaaaagaGAAATACCTAGAAGCATGGGAGATAAGTAAGCATTTATCCTTGCTGCAcacaaaaaaattgaatttaggTATATTGcatgttgataatttaattaaacTAGGCGAGTGGAAAGATGCTGCTAATTTCCTATCTTCCTTGCTCTATTTAGATGTTAATGAAATGCCTGATGGAGATACAAAGAGTACTATTTATACTTCCCTTTCTCAAAATCTGAACAACGAAGATCATGATTCGCTAGTACGAGAAATCATTACCCAATGGCAGAGTTGGGCAAACATATTCATAAAGTCTAAtcatattgatttattgacAGATGTAATTCCAAAATCaccaaaattgaatataaagGCTACTATTTATAATCAAATCTTGCAGTACTGGATACATCATATTGATTCGGATAACACTTTTTTCAGATTGATTGATAAATGGCctattgatttatatgatGCTAAAAATATCGAATCTTTTATTGAGGAAATCTTAGAAAAGGATTCCAGTCCTAAACTACGTAAATGCTTAGCGAATCTTTACGTTAAATCTTTCGATTTCAAAAAGGCAGTCCCACATTTAGTGTCATTGAAGGATCCgaatattatacaatttttatcatcaaatcACCTACTAGATACTTTTTCAGATGATATTCCTAAGTATATATCTTTGAGATTTGAAGGCAAAGAACTAGAGACATTGCctattgataaattagaGAATCGTTTGGAcgatataataaatatccTTGTGGAAAATAGACACGAAGTACCCTCAGAACAgattatgataatgatgagTAAAAATCATCTTGACTTTATAAACTACTTTTATTTGGAAAGATTGACAGCGATTGATCCATTTTTAACTAAGCAGTTTTCAAATGAACAAGttgaattatattctaGGTATGACAGTGGAAAGTTATTACCTTTTTTGTCAAAAAGTAGCACGTATGATATAGATCGAGCTATACGTCTTTGTGAGTCCAACGACTTTACAGAAGAACTAGTATATTTATTGGGAAAGATAGGTGAAAATAAGAGAGCTTTAacattgataatgaataaattggATGATCCTGAAAAAGCCATTAAATTTGCAAAGCACCAGAATGACAAGGAGGTATGGCATatgttattaaattattctatGAAGAAGCCAGCTTTTATAAAGACACTAATTGAATGTGCGGATGACCAGTCAAACTCTTTCTATGATCCTGTGTCAATCATAAGAGGTATGCCTGATGATGTTGAGATTGAAGGTTTAAAGAATTCTGTTGCAAAGATATCTAATAACAATGATCTAAACTTGttattgaatcaattgatattaGGCATTTTATATAACCAATCAGAGGATGTATCTAATTATTTTAGATCCGATAAATTACGAGGTTTAGAAATTGATGTCAGTTCGAAGTCTGTTATGCAATTAATTTCGAGGTTTGAAACGATTTTAGTAATGTCTATGGGAGAAACAAAGCATATTGATTTAGTCTCCGAAGCCGACTTTTTCAAAGACAATAATCGAAAGGTTTCCAACATTAAATCTTATACCGACTTAGATGAGAAACTAAAACATATCGCTTATTTTAAAAGATATCTATCTCAACATGATTAG